AAATGGCCGTCGAAaatattattcttaaataacccaataaacatttcaagaaaGCCAATAGACCAACATGTTTTTACTGTTCTTCTAATCAGCCATAGGTTTTGGGCCAATTGCAGTACAATTGAGCTGTGGATGGTTTGTTGAAGTCCCATGGATTTGATTGGCTGTGAGTATTTGGAAGAAATCACTATATGCATGCACttacatgttattttattaaatcagtAAACTGTTAACATGGCACTGTTAACATGGCAAAGTTTGATACTAAATGTAACAATGATGTATATTTGTAAGttatttggtcaatatttaaacaaagaaataaatatgaaaaaaacatgttgaaacATGCCATGATAATTTAAGTCTAACATAATATCTGTTGTAGGTTGTGATGTGTGTGGTGAAGCCCATTCGACTGAACGATGTCCGGAGCTTGGCCTTGACACAGCCATTATCCATCTCGACCAGCTATCCAcaaggtaaaaataaataaaataaaaaatcagatttttaaAGCTTAGGGTTTTGCGGCATCGTAGTGCCTGTGGGCAAAAAATTAAACCTTggtcttaattttatttaaaaaaggttccAAGATATTCTAATGGAactatatgtacatatgttgcTGGTGACACTATGTACCAAGACTcataacttcaatatttttcGAAAACAAGATAAAATCAAGATTATTCTGggtaaaagtttattaatgtacatgtatattttgtcttaatacatttttctgccttcagcatatatatatgtttattttgtcttACACCATTGCCTTGCACAATGGCTGTTTTCTGCAGTGTCTAACATTACTTGAATCTTATTAACCCACACTTTAATCTTAGGGCTCGACTGACCTTACCGCCTTTCCTAGAGGTCGTCGATAATGGGCTCGGGTTGGTTGGGGTCGTTGCCAAggatataatttataacaaaaccCAGCTAGGACCATTTGAGGCTAAGAGGACCACTCATATCTTTGACGATACAGGATTCTTTACGCTGAAGGTTGGTATAGTTTTGTATAACATTTTGTACCGCGTCTGAGGTATTTTACCTTTTTGTCCTGCATCTCTGActcaataaattaattattttttatgtgctGTAGTCAAAATTAGCACATTCTTGTTAAATGCCTTCCGGGCTTCCTCAATTTATATATCAGGGCATATTAACTTTTTTGATGCCAACCACATGTGTAAGAATTTAAGCTTGCTCATTCAAAAGattcattatttgaaaacatgttcTTCCCCAGGATTCATTATTAAATTTCTAATAATAATGCTGCCACATTGAATGTATATTGACATTCCAGCTTATCACGTCGGATGGGACGACAGTGTGCCTGGACACGACGGATGAGAATGAGTGTAACTGGCTGAGTCTCGTACGGGCGGCCGACTCCTCAGAGGTTCAGAACTGTATAGCCTACCAGCTGGGATCCAATATCTTCTATAATACAACAAGGTGAGACACATTCATGTACAGCGATTTTCACGTCAATGGGATGGCGGTGTGTTTCAACCTGACTGATAAAAATTAGTGAGCAGTGAAACCCTGTTGGCtagaactcgcttggctcgataccCTCGTTGGCTCGGACTGAATGTTAAGCACTGATTTCTTTAGACTAAAGTTCAAGCCTACAGGGTTTGACTGTAATTGCTTGGGCAGCAGACCCCCCAGAGTTTAAAAACTGTATTGCCTACCAGCTAggatcaaacatattttataacaccACAAGGTAAGATAAGTTCTGGGTGTGTCTCACCACAACAGATAGGTCTAATATGGGTGGCAGACTCTAAGAGgtaatctttttaatttttttaattatatgtttgagAGCAGTTGTTGGTCTGATATGTCCCTCTATTTGCTAGGAAACTTGGCAAAGCCCCAGGAGGCTGACAGTGCTTTACAAGATCTTCAACCTCTATATGTATTCAATTGTGAAATCTAAACTCTAGGTTTGCTGTATTACAGGGATATAGATGTTGGTGAGGAGTTACTGGTCTGGTACGCCCCTCACCTTGCTAGGAAACTTGGCAAACCTCGGGAGCCGGATGGAGTTTCAAGAGGTACCGTACAATGAAAGTTTACCTGTGTTAAGGTATCAATAAACTTGAAGATTGATTACATTAAGCACTTTATTAATTGAGGTAGTACAGTTGTTCACCTTTGATCCATGAAATCATGCGTTCATTCTGACCACGGACCTTTCTTGTGGAACTTATACTAATTTCAACTGAAAAATTTTGAAGCAATTTTTCGCGGTCCTTACATTAGGGTGTAATGAAGTAGTGAAAAGTAGTTGATGTAATGGTGCACTTACATTTTTTAGCTGGTCTTCAGGAAAAAGACAGGGTAAGGTGAtgaatatgcataattatggcagacccataactcttgtttaataattgtcaagttttgccaattgtttgaaagaaaataagaCAAACATGCTGAATGATATCTTGATGTCACACATCATGACATGTCTAAATCAAGAATGCTATATCatgtgattaaaaaaataatattcgcCTTTGTTTGCCAACCGTTTTTGGTGTAAAATACCCCTAACAGTATAAATGGGTAACAATATAAAGCCTCTGTTTTAATGATGGAAAAGGGTAATCTTGAGAATGACActcagacaaacagacagattgaattattaatttctCATGGTCTCTTATTTTACTCAAAATTGACTCTGGTACTGATTTCTTCCAAAGGAACTGACTCGAGGGAGGTTTTATAAAATACCAGCTTTCCACCTAATTAAGCTTATAGAAGTATGAAAGTATAAAATGGTCATCTATGTTTACAtagtatacatatttattccaactgcattgttttatatttttacccTGCAGTGTTACTGGGTCACCGTATAGAACCTCTGACCTCGGAACTCTTGGTGGACGAGGATGAAGTGGAGACTGAAGAAATGCAAACAGACGGCCAGGGAGATGAAGAACAGGTACCACAAGTGGTGAGTGGTTGTAAGATTAGACAGTGGATTTTCCTACCATTTGGGGGAGGTAGTCAGCAGTTTTTTCAATGTGAAAATCTGCTGTTTTGTCTAAATTTGGGatttaaaagctttttttcCCATAGAAATCAACAATAATGCTAATTGTAATATGTTAGTCTGTTGGGGAACTAAACAAAGTATGTATTAAATGTGGCCTTATTCTGAACTTCAGAAAGAGAGCTTGTCTGTGGTTTAGGATCTTTCTACTCAGTGATGATTTGAAAAATTTAGTCCGAAAAAAACACTGCAAAGCTTAAGTTTGCAAgtgatcacatttttttcaggagGTTGGGTCATTACCCCCGGGTGAAATAACGAAGGGTTTTTACTGCCCTCGGTGTGGAAACACTTTTGCCTCACAGTCTGGGATGGTGCAGCATCTCCGGTCACATGTGAAGAATACCATTGTAGAGGAGAAAATCGGCACGCGACGGCCCGGGAGGCCCAGAAAGCACCCGAGGCCAGAGACCAGAGGTATGTGAAAAAGAGTATGATTTTCCGTTTGTTTGTTGAAGTATTAAGCGAATGATTAACAGCAGTAGTGTGCCTCTTTTCACGATGGCACTGCAGGTAGGCAATGGCTTGAAACACAATCAATATctcatcaaaataataaaatttcttcattactttttaaaaaaaagacaatgtTATTTCTACTGCTGTTCTTTTCACTGCTATTAAAGATATTGTTTGCGATGCTTAAACGTAAGGTAGGGTACATTCTGcttgattgattttattttttaaatgatgcaaCAATGTTCTGCTTTGTCACAGGATTTTTGTCAATACCAACTACTGggtatattgaaaaaaaaaacagaaaaagaaacAGAAGCAATGTTGACATCTTAACCAGTAAagaaacgaaaacaaaacatagaTGACTTACGGTGTGAGATTGATTTTATTTCCCTCATGATCACGAAACCGATCTTGTGCCACATGtgaaaatattgcttttgtGATCTCTTAGTTAAATAGATGTTGATCTTGCATTAAAGGAATCTCTTtctaaaactttttaaaattgagttattttacttacttttatgaacaaacacttGTCTGGAAATCAGGTGACCTTCATGACTGAAGGTTAACTATCATCGCTATCAATTTGTGTTTTCACTTCCAGGGTCACATATTCGAACTATAAGTGACCTTCACCCCTCTGAgatgaacatacatgtagtatCATTGACattaatttgtgttttcaatTCCAGGATCACATGTCTCGAAACCTGGTGACCTTCAATCCTCAGACCCTGGCACTGAAGGTGAACTCCGGGTCAAGAAAACAGCGGGCAACTACATAAAAAAGCACAGGTATGGGCATCTTGTATAAATGTGATGTCACCTGTATTTATTTTCGTAAGGGCCATTTCATTTAAACCTACAACACTAGGAAAGCAAATAAAGAAATTCTAAGGGGGAAGGGAGGttcctgtttgtttttttacaatttaatgttGATGAACCAAAGCGGGACATTCCAGTTTGAACGTGCCTTCCTGGGATGGgtcatatgttttaaatagaaCAGCCCTGAAGCACTGTTTTGATAGTTCTACCAAAAAAGataataattgaattttgatatacaaagtgttcatgtttgttttctctAAACCAGGGCTTCCAtgaaaggaagtttggaagtatattactccttaGAAAgtccaaaattgattccttggaagtacaaaaacttccatattTATGAAGAAAACCAAGTAGAaggcttggaagttcaaaatattcaaaccttgtgtcaatattacttttatggtcacaatttcaatcagtctttaggtaaaataatttattataatataagtctttgaatttggcaagttaaagttacaaattacttgatttttaacatactaattgaaaaatagtggaaaaagatattgttttcGGGAGAtttaaacttccacatttcagtgtaaaactttcaaaattgatggacaggaagtttattcttccagtttcaaattcttaatggaagccctactaaacttaatatatttttaggtCTGAACACTTCAAATCAATGAActttattaattgatttattatcTATCATGCTTTTTTCTTCATCTAATTCTTCTTGCACAGTTTTTTACtaactttgaaattttgaataCCGGTACTTTTATTACTTAATGCTTTCTGTTCTTCCAGAACACCAGAGAGCCCCACTCTATCCTCAACACACGCTGTACGGAACCAGTCAAGTAGTGGCATTAAAGTTACAGTTCAAATTAATAAAGGAGGAGACAATGAATACTCTCCACAGAAGGAGATTGAGGTCGGATCAAGGTCACAGCCGAGGAGAAGTACGCGGGGAAAACACAGCAAGTTTGATTCAGACTATATTTACACAGGATCGATAAAAAGAGAAAGACAAAATTCAGATGATGAGTTTGAAGAAGTTGATGAGAAGGACGATGATATAGAAAGTGAAAAGCATGGAAGTGTGTTGGAAAATGATCAGAGAGAGAAAAGAGGTAGAGGAAGACCAAAAAAGATAAAGTTGGAAGGAAATGGAGAATTCCAAGCAAAAGATAAAGGAACGGAGGGCAATAAGGAAGGGAAACTAACGGAGCAGATGGTCTCACAGAGTTTGAAAGCATTGAAAGACAATGGTGGTAAGAAAAGGGATAAAGTCACTGTAGTAATCACCTTTCCTAGAGATAGTGATACAGATAAAGCACTGGAAGGGGTTAAAGATCATAAGAACATTGGTAAAGTAGATGAAGTAGAGCAAGATGGTGTTACTGTTAGTAATGTTGTGTTCGTAAATGGAGAAACTGTTCAGTTGGAATCCACAGGAATTGATCCGGCAAGTGTTGAAAGAGGGTTGGTGGTAGATGAAAAAAATACTGGTAATCTTTATAGGGAGATGGTGGCAGAGGCGGATGTTTTGGTGGATGATTCAGGAAAAGTTCATGCTGAAGATACAGTGGTTGGGTATACGAAAGTAGAGAATGAATTAGATCATGGTTCAAGTAATGCTGAAACTGCTGCTGATAACTTGGAACAAGTCTTTTCTGCAGTTTCTGTGTCAAATGAAGCAGCTGAAAGtttggaaaacaaaaataacacttaccaGGACACTTTCCTGTCACATTTAAATGACGAAGGACATTCAAGTGTTTCAGACAATGACCAATCTACAAAGGGTGAAAATCTTGGTAATGCAGAAACAGATGAGGTCATTACTTCCGCTGTTGAAGATGAAAGTGGAAAAGATCAAAGTGAATGGTCAAGCAGTCAAAATGAAGTACAAATAGAAAGTGAGATGGAAGGGTCTGTTAATGTAATTGAAAGTGGTCCAGTCAAAGAAAAGCCACAGATGGAGGATAAGGGATCAATGGTGGTAATGTTCGAGGAGACAGAGGATGGAAAGTATGGATGTGTTTTATGTTATGAAACTTTTGATGAGGAAATTCATGCAATTGAACATTTCACTGCTCATAGTGAGAACGACAAAGGCTTTTGTAAGAATTGCAGAGCTGAATTTGATTCTCTACCAGTGCTTCTGGAACATCGGAAATCCTGTATAACTTTGGAAATATCTACATCGAAACAACGCAAGAATGGGATTTCTTCCATTGAGAAAAAGAATGGAAACAAATTTGAATGCGATgtctgtcagcagtcttttcAGACGGCTGCATACCTGTACCGTCACATGGTGATACATACGGACATGTTTGTGTGTAACAAGTGTAAGAAGACGTTCTCACGCAAGGACTCACTGCAGAAACATGTGCTCAAGTGTTGCCTGGAGCTGGCCCATGAGTATGAGATGTTGTACTGTGAGGTCTGTCATAGGTAAGCTGGCTTACTTCATACCAAGTCCCAATATCTCCGGAAAAATCAGTGTAAGGCAACTATGAATAAATTGCAAGATTTTCATCCTCGTCCATCCTTCATTTTGCTACCCCTTCATTTTTGACTCAAATAACAAGGTTGAAGAAGGGCCTATATTTCCGTATCGGTCAAGTACTGTCTGGGGGCATTTATGGCTATAATTATGCATACCTACGGTGACAATCATATGTATAACAAtcacatgtaaaaaagaaatattgttgaGATCATATATGTGGTTcatctagaaacacatgtttatggtctcttattcattaagaaaaAACATGAACTCATATTaaacggtgaaacagtcatcagaacagaacagaacaggaagatgatttatttggatttaaacatattgtttctcatccatacaaataattataacacaaaatgatggtaaataaatacaaataatacagaaacaaaacatattaatacaaacaaGTGTAATTAAAGGATAGTATTTATAAGcgaatttcttatttcattagCTTTgcttatatatgtacataatcGATTTAACACCGatcttttatttgatgaaaacaactcAATCAATTTCCACATGTCATCtaagaacattaaaaaataaaggtaAAAATGTCACACCCCTCCcccatttttaaacacaaatggatgaaaatctagcacttaatttatattggccttatAGGCTAAACTTAATACTTTTCTTAACTTAGGATATACTTAGTTTTATTGTGTCTTCTGCGACCTACCACTACAATGTGATTGGACTGATTGCAAGCGTCCGCTAAAATAacagatattattttatttagccaAACAACATACTTAAACTTCATCTTCCATAATAAATAATAGTTAACGGTATCCTAAAGTGTACTGAAGTTGATGCTGTTATAAGGGGTTTTAGATTAAGTGGGGCATGGATATCATATGTCAAACTAGTAAAACTAGCttttcagtataaagaaattacGAGTTATTTTGATACTCAAATCTGTAAGTGTGAAATCTGTGAAAGGCTCACCTTTGTTCCCATGGTGAACAAGAAGGACTTGAAGTAGATTTTCAgtgtaaataaacatgtatttattactCATTTTAAACCAGCGATAGCTTTGATCATATTCATCTGCATTCTGATGCCagaagaataaaacatttgtgaTGAACAAAGACTTTAAAAATGGTAACAGTAAATCCCTTACTTAGTGTTCTCCATACAGAttaaacccaggaaagttgtatctcGTGTATCAGTGCTTTTCATCAAGCATGATAAAGAACCAGAGTGTCTCTGCAAAGGTCTAGGGTCTCGCACCGTGATCACTTGTATCTCATTCAGTTTCTTCAAGCCTTCTTTtatctggatttgactgggAATTTCCGTCatttctatctcatgtcacttatacATGGTGATGGGGTCACAGTGGGATCAAGCCAATATACAGCCAAAAGGAGTAGGCAGACCTTGattaactcaaataaacaaaacaaattgaagaTGCAGAAGTTGTGGTGGAAGtttcatttgcaatatttctgtCTATTTCAAGGCCAAGTGTAAATTGAAGGCATGTGAATAATGATAACGATATTTTCCAAGTCAGACATGTTTCTCCATCTATATCCACAGGGTATTTTCCAAGGAAGGGGGCCTGGAGCGCCACAAGGCCAAGTGTAAATTGAAGGCATGTGAATAATGATAACGATATTTTCCAAGTCAGACATGTTTCTCCATCTATATCCACAGGGTATTTTCCAAGGAAGGGGGCCTGGAGCGCCACAAGGCCAAGTGTAAATTGAAGGCATGTGAATAATGATAAAGATATTTTCCAAGTCAGACATGTTTCTCCATCTATATCCACAGGGTATTTTCCAAGGAAGGGGGCCTGGAGCGCCACAAGGCCAAGTGTAAATTGAAGGCATGTGAATAATGATAAAGATATTTTCCAAGTCAGACATGTTTCTCCATCTATATCCACAGGGTATTTTCCAAGGAAGGGGGCCTGGAGCGCCACAAGGCCAAGTGTAAATCCAAGGCGTGCGAGAAGTGTGACAGAATATTTGCCACGGCAGATGATCTTGAGGTCCATCAGTGTCAAACAAATGCCAACAATGAAGAGGTATGGTATTATGCTGTTTAGTTAaagcatgttaatattaaagtaATATGAATATACTGAAATAGAGTTCATTTTTAGCTTATCTTATATAAAGATGATATATTGTTATACCTTGGTGTTGTTAGATACTGTAAAACTTAAACCTTGGCTGTAACAAATTATATGAAATGTTGGATTTTTCCTGCCTTGAGAAAGTATAAGTCAAGTgacatgtattaaaaatgtatgcTAATGAAGACTGCAAATGTACTACTCCTATAAGTAAGCAACTTAATCCATGTCAGCCATTAACTGACTTATAAATAAGTACATCCATGTATTTTTTCTCTCCTCAGCTTGGTCGTTACTCATGCGGTCAGTGTGGAAAGTGTTTCCAGTCCATGTACTACCTGCAGCTTCATAGACAGATGCATGTTAACCAACACACGTGCGAGAAATGTGGCCGAAATCTGCCGAGTCAGGAGGAACTTGAATATCATAGGTCAGTTCTTAATTTTATTGGGgaacatacatgtttaatgttaatgttaattgaagcatatttttagctcgactattcgaagaataaggagagctatactacttacccaagcgtcggcgtcggcgtcactccttggttaaggttttgcgtgcaagcacacataggttaatatctcagcaactacttgaggtattgcattgagactttatccaatggtactcaaccatccaacctacttaattaaccaagtttgataactctactttgcatttaatgccagtaataggcctttattatttgacttagaaattctggttaaggttttgcgtgcaagcacacataggttaatatctcagcaactacttgaggtattgcattgagacttgatacaatggtactcaaccatccaatctactcaattaaccaagtttgataactctagtttgcattgaattcaaataataggcctttattatttgacttagaaattctggttaaggttttgcgtgcaagcacacataggttaatatctcagaaATTACTgaatgaattgcattgagactttataaaatggtactcaaccatccaatctacttaaataaccaagtaagataactctagtttgcattaaattcaaataatggccccttttttattcaacatagaaattctggtaaggttttgcatgtaaccacttttaagtcaatgctttagcaaatacatcatgtattgcattgaaactttacacacaggctcccaaccatttaaccttcttatttaatcaagtaagataactcatttttgcccctttattatgcgacttagaaattctggttaaggtcttgcatgttagcacacataggataatatctcagcaactactcgatgtattgctttgagactttatacaatggtatttaaccacccaacctaattgaataatcaagttagataactgtgttttgcaaataatggccctttattattacacttaaaaattcttgttaaaattttgcatgtaaccacatttatgttaatatctccgcacatcacgtattgcattgaaatctaatctaaaagtgatccatgcatgtttcgccaaaacttttcaatccttacactgaaaagcggcggaatagtcgagcgcgctgtctatgtgacagctcttgttatatttaataatttataaataataataataatgtcccttaaatatcatgtaaaatgttaatgaaaacacTTCATTCTAATGAATTCCTTAATTCTCAAACATAAACTGAAGATATGGATGAATGTTACACCCCATTACACCCATTACACCCCATTACACCCCATTACACCCCATGTAGACgttttgttaaatgttgatacaGTCTTACAGTCAACTCCGGCCCCAATATCACCAAAATACCGAAGTCAAATTTTCAATCTCAATCTCatctcattttaccacataaaagcatagtattTTTCAATCTAAAAAACTTGGACAAACAGTGTTTAAGTTGTTCTGTTTCATTTTACAGGTTGCTGTGTGAGACCCTTGGTTTGATCCGACTGTATGGGATGGGGCGGTGTAGCATTTGTAATCAGCAGTTTGTGACGGCCAGAGCCTTCAGAGAACACCATCTGATCCATACACATCCGCACCAGTGTGAGACCTGCCAGAAACGGTAAGAAGCTAGTTTGAGACCTTTGGTTTGACCAGGTTATACGGTGTACCCTGTAAAGCACTATATAATATGAAACTAGCAGTTTGTGATGACCAGTGCCTTCAGAGAACAGCATCTGATCCATACACATCCTCACTGGGTAGTGTGAGACTTGCCAGAAACAGTTAGACACTTGTATGAGACCTTTAGGTTGATACCACACAGATGAGGTAGCAGAAATTATGTAATCAGTAGTATGTGACTGCAAGATCCTTCAGGCGGCATTATCTGATCCACACACATCCATACCTGTGTGAGAAattccggaaaccatgaaactTACATGAGACCCTTGGTGTGCCAGAAACAGTAGGAAACTGATGTGGGAAACAGATGCCTTTCATCTGGCTGTGTAATAGTGTAAAACATACCAATCAAAGAAGGGTGACAAACAGTAAACAGTGGGTAACTTGCCTTAATAATGCATATTGTAACATATCACAGAGGACAGTTTCAAATTCCTCTGAAATGGGACAGGAATAATTGACAGAAGTCCAAAAGGAATTAAAGACTATTACATTACACtgaagaaaataacattatgtTGCATTTCTTCACCTTTCCTATTTAATTCAGGTTTACTGGGGAAAGTCAGCTTACAAACCACGACTGCCCGGGTGTGACCAACCAGTTACAGTGTGAAGCCTGCAGTCGAACCTTCAAGTCCCTCACTGTTTACAACAAACATGTTCAGGTATGCCACAAATACAGCGCATCTTCTggtgggtgagagtggtctagtggctCAGGTGTGGGCCTCTTAGTCAAGATTTTGTGGGTTTCAGCCACACCAGTGGTACTTACTCATGGCCTCACAAAAAGGTTATCAGTACTGATTTCTACCTGCTAAATGGACTCAATACTtggaaagttattttttaataaccAAAACTCTTTGAGCTCAATAAATTCCttgtgatttcaattttattgcaTTCCATAAAACTTTACTCATATGATATTTTCTTGGCtgaacatttaatgtttattttttttaaaaccacaaGTTAAATATTCACTTTTAATGTTTACGAGGTCAAATATTTACGGGATAATTGTTGGTTTCAttgtaagattgtaatatatttcactgagtgatcACCAAAAGCGAgcatataaacatttatttttggtgttcacgagtttgaaacagtgaaatatatttcaaactgtGAAAtatcttctttctttttttcactgataaatccctataaaccactggaaagcttTTAATATATAAGTGTATGCATTATTCATTGTAAGTGTGCTTTTTCATGTTCACAGGAAGGTGAGTGCATGAACTACCAGTGTTCCGGATGTGGGGAGAAGTTCCACCTGATGGTACAGGCCCGCCGCCACCTAGAGACCTGCACTGGTGAGAACATTGACCCAGAAAACCATCCCATCCTTCAGAAGATCAGCGATGCCGTAACGTTTATCTGCCAGCAGTGCGGGAAATCTTTCTCGACGCAGAGTAACCTGACAAAGCATATTTTTCTACATGGTGATAAAAAGTATGAGTGCCCCCATTGTGAGAAGCGCTTTCATCTCGAGGTGTACCTTAAGGAGCACATTTCTGGTGTTCATTATAATATCTACAAGTTTCAGTGTAATGATTGCGGCCGGTTGTTTAAGTCCAGGACTGGCCTTGCAGTGCACACCAATCTGTTTCACTCCAAGGACGCCACACTCTTTGCTTGTAAAGAGtgtggaaaacagtttaaacagaAAGGTAACCTTAGAAACCACATGCACGCGCATTCCA
This genomic stretch from Mya arenaria isolate MELC-2E11 chromosome 10, ASM2691426v1 harbors:
- the LOC128206110 gene encoding uncharacterized protein LOC128206110 isoform X3; the encoded protein is MCVVKPIRLNDVRSLALTQPLSISTSYPQEVVDNGLGLVGVVAKDIIYNKTQLGPFEAKRTTHIFDDTGFFTLKLITSDGTTVCLDTTDENECNWLSLVRAADSSEVQNCIAYQLGSNIFYNTTRDIDVGEELLVWYAPHLARKLGKPREPDGVSRVLLGHRIEPLTSELLVDEDEVETEEMQTDGQGDEEQVPQVEVGSLPPGEITKGFYCPRCGNTFASQSGMVQHLRSHVKNTIVEEKIGTRRPGRPRKHPRPETRGSHVSKPGDLQSSDPGTEGELRVKKTAGNYIKKHRTPESPTLSSTHAVRNQSSSGIKVTVQINKGGDNEYSPQKEIEVGSRSQPRRSTRGKHSKFDSDYIYTGSIKRERQNSDDEFEEVDEKDDDIESEKHGSVLENDQREKRGRGRPKKIKLEGNGEFQAKDKGTEGNKEGKLTEQMVSQSLKALKDNGGKKRDKVTVVITFPRDSDTDKALEGVKDHKNIGKVDEVEQDGVTVSNVVFVNGETVQLESTGIDPASVERGLVVDEKNTGNLYREMVAEADVLVDDSGKVHAEDTVVGYTKVENELDHGSSNAETAADNLEQVFSAVSVSNEAAESLENKNNTYQDTFLSHLNDEGHSSVSDNDQSTKGENLGNAETDEVITSAVEDESGKDQSEWSSSQNEVQIESEMEGSVNVIESGPVKEKPQMEDKGSMVVMFEETEDGKYGCVLCYETFDEEIHAIEHFTAHSENDKGFCKNCRAEFDSLPVLLEHRKSCITLEISTSKQRKNGISSIEKKNGNKFECDVCQQSFQTAAYLYRHMVIHTDMFVCNKCKKTFSRKDSLQKHVLKCCLELAHEYEMLYCEVCHRVFSKEGGLERHKAKCKSKACEKCDRIFATADDLEVHQCQTNANNEELGRYSCGQCGKCFQSMYYLQLHRQMHVNQHTCEKCGRNLPSQEELEYHRLLCETLGLIRLYGMGRCSICNQQFVTARAFREHHLIHTHPHQCETCQKRFTGESQLTNHDCPGVTNQLQCEACSRTFKSLTVYNKHVQEGECMNYQCSGCGEKFHLMVQARRHLETCTGENIDPENHPILQKISDAVTFICQQCGKSFSTQSNLTKHIFLHGDKKYECPHCEKRFHLEVYLKEHISGVHYNIYKFQCNDCGRLFKSRTGLAVHTNLFHSKDATLFACKECGKQFKQKGNLRNHMHAHSKERTYSCELCVRSFKFPDQLSRHKHDHKPFQKFNCMHCARKFKMMGDLRRHMQSHHSGMVYVCALCSTKCNHKHTLIRHFKRKHPSDTDLLLDKDYVANMQKHVREVYDANESKKGVGNVDESLVEDENVTEVTTATEQVVSGTEMFPQEAAEALQCLALGTATSAHLQILKDKGLIYDDQDGTGAGTELIVPQDSYILPHQESAVQISHDTHNEGTVNITQEALDGVLKNDGTININGFPQTIEGPDGQVFILQIVDQDNAGQGEEIQGYMEQVKGEIIELERVALPVSSASDIRNVVSGVLQENMVAAGGEILVVSETGEVIQHVGEVIQSSVEDIQTSGANFQQVIGQSHLRSGPDLIAEVIETPNELHIDREEIIQEGQLIESGEIIQNPETATEEVTGQVIQVSGEVIQHQDADSRVTTGQVIQVSGEVMEHYAELGADGNTVYITTEGAEEGQLEGYIEKSGDQGLQVHVLHQD